From the Maioricimonas rarisocia genome, one window contains:
- a CDS encoding DUF4332 domain-containing protein, translated as MRVTRIHVDRFGALHDVRLEGLCPGLNVVHGPNGAGKTTLLHLVRGVIFGFDEARQRHLVAQRETGPEGGAIGIATTSGQHTVIRRSRPNLSDTLAVRVQCQPQTPPPDVRRELQSFCEKEIRWLFTDGMNDAGSHGTDPLDSITEMALRRGIPLHEKRWDDDWLKRQQTLTSRQTRPLVNGTGNAPAAAELVRRRERLQRQVTDLRRERSAAISRRTRQGEELASEIARLRRQIERLSGDLGAIESDLFEVECELWSQRPQQPQPAAVPPADQQDEIAAIDAQVARARSVLRDLARSRYDLSLESAAFAGSDAPGAETLLGRQRTGINSLERYVLRLQEQVSRLHAATGQTHCNCDEVGPQLTASLNALRHQLYEMCSTLGRYQAAWRETVLQTERGSVDRCELELRGQIERLLARREQLVTEQNDARARTSIEQHYCGCVAHDGFDVPATPAVVRTEPTVGPADHRTAAVSRRRQGLQSQRKDCQARLESARRSLRAARTRQTLLYSEADGGECDRSLRERQFELSVVEQQLADRRERLASLKLLQTVIDGVGKQASARRDSLVLQEASTFLSRLTGGRYTRFRFDESASRMIVIDHQNREFRPQQLSRGTHDQAVLSLRLAVVNELARRGVRFPLFLDEALADSDETRIQQAVELFAELSRSGLQLIFLTCQEHLVDMFEAAGAHVACLPGTTRKRRQSPTVPASSAPTTSSSTLTPTPTPAPQPVQSAPATAATTEQPIRTLRVDAPDRYWLRADTGISFVPSLGTQMSRRLNSIGIRNVADLIDFDPEASATPLESIEVSAAQLRGWQAEARLLSCVPKLTGRDAQLLVLCGIHSPAELAEIPADELWRRVQRLRRSEGAAASLSWQGGPRQQAVAGWVASARTARTFAECRAASGKSGPSRVPRPHFRVDSGQRSTAERRSQSESQANEPVTGPAHLRIRRFEEPEHREIEPQQAAKPATNEEAASETRTWRFYLNMDSPVVDAPSIGPTTARRLERIGVVTVSDLLAREADQVARKMNHRRVSAETVRIWQVQARLMCRIPELRGHDAQVLVACGLTEPEAVSQMAPHDLFEIVGPFVATKEGQRLLRSAKTPDLAEVTDWVNWARHARSLRAA; from the coding sequence ATGCGAGTAACCCGGATACACGTCGATCGATTCGGCGCGCTTCACGACGTCCGTCTCGAGGGCCTGTGCCCCGGACTCAACGTCGTGCACGGTCCCAACGGAGCCGGTAAGACGACGCTGCTGCATCTGGTGCGGGGCGTCATCTTTGGGTTCGACGAAGCACGTCAGCGTCATCTCGTCGCGCAGCGTGAGACCGGACCCGAAGGGGGAGCGATTGGCATCGCGACCACCAGCGGTCAGCACACCGTCATCCGTCGCAGCCGGCCCAACCTCAGCGATACGCTGGCCGTCCGGGTCCAGTGCCAGCCGCAGACACCACCACCGGACGTCCGCAGGGAGCTTCAGAGCTTCTGCGAGAAGGAGATCCGCTGGCTGTTCACCGACGGGATGAACGATGCGGGCTCGCACGGGACCGATCCGCTCGATTCGATCACCGAAATGGCCCTCCGTCGCGGCATCCCGCTGCACGAGAAACGCTGGGATGACGACTGGCTGAAGAGGCAGCAGACACTGACTTCGCGGCAGACCAGGCCGCTCGTCAACGGGACTGGCAATGCCCCCGCGGCTGCGGAACTCGTGCGTCGGCGGGAACGGCTGCAGCGACAGGTGACGGATCTGCGTCGCGAGCGATCGGCCGCAATCTCGCGGCGGACCCGACAGGGTGAGGAGCTGGCCTCCGAAATCGCACGGCTCAGGAGGCAGATTGAGCGGCTCTCAGGAGATCTCGGGGCGATCGAGTCCGATCTGTTCGAGGTCGAATGCGAACTCTGGTCACAGCGGCCGCAGCAGCCACAACCGGCGGCTGTTCCTCCGGCAGACCAGCAGGACGAGATCGCCGCCATCGATGCCCAGGTGGCGCGGGCACGATCCGTCCTGCGGGATCTGGCACGGTCGCGGTATGACCTCAGCCTCGAGTCGGCCGCGTTCGCCGGCAGTGATGCCCCCGGGGCCGAAACCCTGCTCGGTCGGCAACGGACCGGCATCAACTCGCTCGAACGATACGTCCTGCGCCTGCAGGAGCAGGTGAGCCGGCTGCATGCGGCGACAGGACAGACTCACTGCAACTGCGACGAAGTCGGTCCGCAGTTGACTGCCTCGCTGAACGCATTGCGGCATCAGCTGTACGAGATGTGCTCGACGCTCGGTCGGTATCAGGCCGCCTGGCGCGAAACCGTGCTGCAGACCGAACGGGGCAGCGTTGACCGCTGCGAACTGGAACTCCGCGGACAGATCGAACGGCTGCTGGCCCGCCGCGAGCAACTCGTCACTGAACAGAACGACGCCCGCGCCCGCACGTCGATCGAGCAACACTACTGCGGCTGCGTGGCGCACGATGGTTTCGACGTGCCGGCAACTCCTGCAGTCGTTCGGACCGAACCGACGGTTGGTCCAGCTGATCACCGCACCGCAGCGGTTTCACGCCGCCGGCAGGGACTGCAAAGCCAGCGGAAAGATTGCCAGGCTCGTCTGGAATCGGCCCGCCGCAGCCTGCGTGCCGCCCGCACCCGTCAGACGCTGCTCTACAGCGAAGCCGACGGCGGCGAGTGCGATCGCTCCCTCCGCGAGCGGCAGTTCGAATTGAGCGTCGTCGAGCAGCAACTGGCCGATCGTCGCGAGCGACTGGCATCACTGAAGCTATTGCAGACCGTGATTGACGGCGTCGGCAAACAGGCGAGCGCCCGCCGGGACAGTCTGGTTCTTCAGGAGGCCTCGACGTTTCTCTCGCGGCTGACGGGAGGCAGGTATACCCGCTTCCGGTTCGATGAATCCGCATCGCGGATGATCGTCATCGATCATCAGAATCGCGAATTCCGGCCGCAGCAGCTCAGCCGGGGGACGCACGATCAGGCCGTGCTGAGTCTGCGTCTGGCCGTCGTCAACGAACTGGCCCGTCGGGGCGTGCGGTTCCCGCTGTTCCTCGACGAAGCCCTCGCCGACAGCGACGAAACCCGCATCCAGCAGGCGGTGGAACTGTTTGCGGAACTCTCCCGGTCCGGCCTGCAGCTGATCTTTCTGACCTGTCAGGAACACCTGGTCGACATGTTCGAAGCGGCCGGAGCACATGTCGCCTGCCTGCCCGGTACGACACGGAAGCGGCGGCAGAGCCCGACCGTCCCGGCCAGTTCCGCTCCGACCACGTCTTCTTCGACACTGACACCGACGCCGACACCGGCTCCGCAGCCGGTTCAGTCGGCACCCGCGACCGCGGCGACCACCGAGCAGCCCATCCGGACACTCCGTGTGGATGCGCCGGACCGCTACTGGCTCCGGGCCGACACCGGCATCTCGTTCGTTCCCTCGCTGGGAACACAGATGAGCCGGCGACTCAACTCGATCGGCATCCGCAATGTCGCCGACCTGATCGACTTCGACCCGGAAGCCTCGGCGACGCCCCTCGAAAGTATTGAGGTCTCGGCGGCGCAGTTGCGTGGCTGGCAGGCGGAAGCCCGGCTGCTGAGCTGCGTTCCCAAACTGACCGGCCGCGATGCCCAGTTGCTCGTCCTGTGCGGCATTCACAGCCCCGCCGAACTGGCCGAGATCCCCGCCGATGAACTCTGGCGCCGCGTGCAGCGTCTGCGGCGATCCGAAGGAGCAGCCGCCTCGCTGAGCTGGCAGGGTGGGCCGCGGCAACAGGCGGTCGCGGGCTGGGTCGCTTCCGCACGCACGGCCCGTACGTTTGCCGAGTGCCGGGCGGCCAGCGGGAAATCCGGGCCGAGCCGGGTTCCGCGTCCCCACTTCCGTGTCGATTCCGGCCAGCGTTCGACCGCAGAGCGTCGGTCGCAATCGGAGTCGCAGGCGAACGAACCTGTGACCGGTCCGGCCCATCTGCGGATCCGCCGCTTCGAGGAACCGGAGCACCGGGAAATCGAACCGCAACAGGCCGCCAAGCCGGCCACGAATGAGGAAGCGGCTTCGGAAACCCGCACCTGGCGGTTCTACCTGAACATGGACAGTCCGGTCGTCGACGCCCCCTCGATCGGTCCGACGACGGCACGGCGACTGGAACGGATCGGCGTCGTGACGGTCTCCGACCTGCTGGCCCGCGAAGCCGATCAGGTGGCCCGCAAGATGAACCACCGTCGTGTCTCGGCCGAAACGGTCCGCATCTGGCAGGTTCAGGCCCGGCTGATGTGCCGTATTCCCGAACTCCGCGGCCACGATGCACAGGTTCTCGTCGCCTGCGGACTGACCGAGCCCGAAGCCGTCTCACAGATGGCGCCGCACGACCTGTTCGAGATCGTCGGCCCGTTCGTCGCCACGAAAGAAGGGCAGCGGCTGCTTCGCTCGGCTAAGACTCCCGATCTGGCCGAAGTGACCGACTGGGTGAACTGGGCCCGGCATGCCCGTTCGCTCCGGGCCGCATGA
- a CDS encoding arginyltransferase, whose translation MRPQAPLSKAYRLPAASATLDGMSREPIPPPSLLQLRTPPRRCSYLPDETASLEYRFHHHLTASQLEALLVRGWRRHGQHIFRPACPACDSCRSLRVDVERFSPTKSQRRALKRNADVEVVLQPATVSEEHLRLYNAWHADMHVRRGWPQQSMTMEEYDEAFLSGRGDYACELLYRREGKAIGVGLVDLTPNACSSVYFYHDPQWRSQAPGTYSVLQEIELCRARRLRHLYMGYWIADCPSMAYKNRFGPHEILQEYCMDTGRPEWRPVN comes from the coding sequence ATGCGTCCTCAGGCTCCCCTGTCGAAGGCTTACCGACTGCCCGCGGCATCCGCTACGCTGGATGGCATGTCCCGCGAGCCGATACCACCGCCGAGTCTGCTGCAACTGCGCACGCCCCCGCGTCGCTGCAGCTACCTTCCCGATGAAACGGCCAGTCTCGAGTACCGCTTTCACCATCACCTGACCGCTTCGCAGCTCGAGGCGCTGCTGGTGCGGGGCTGGCGGCGGCATGGTCAGCACATCTTCCGTCCGGCCTGTCCGGCATGTGACTCCTGTCGCAGCCTGCGGGTGGACGTCGAGCGGTTCAGCCCAACAAAGAGCCAGCGGCGAGCCCTCAAACGAAACGCCGACGTCGAAGTGGTGCTCCAGCCGGCGACCGTGTCGGAAGAGCATCTTCGCCTGTACAACGCCTGGCATGCCGACATGCACGTCCGCCGGGGCTGGCCACAGCAGTCGATGACCATGGAGGAGTACGACGAAGCGTTCCTCTCCGGCCGCGGCGATTACGCCTGCGAACTGCTGTATCGCCGGGAGGGAAAAGCGATCGGCGTGGGACTGGTCGATCTTACACCCAACGCCTGTTCGAGCGTCTACTTCTACCATGATCCCCAGTGGCGATCGCAGGCTCCCGGGACGTACTCGGTCCTTCAGGAAATCGAACTGTGCCGCGCGCGGCGACTGCGGCATCTGTATATGGGCTACTGGATCGCCGACTGCCCTTCGATGGCCTACAAGAACCGGTTCGGGCCGCACGAAATCCTGCAGGAATACTGCATGGACACGGGGCGGCCGGAATGGCGTCCGGTGAACTGA
- a CDS encoding CCA tRNA nucleotidyltransferase, with amino-acid sequence MSENDPRREFATEVVRRLQDAGYVSFWAGGCVRDLLMGRRPGDYDVATSAHPSEVRRVFGHRRTLSVGESFGVIIVLGPTREDQIEVATFRTEGPYLDGRRPEHVSFCSPDEDAHRRDFTINGMFFDPLSEQVFDYVDGQEDLTRGIVRAIGRPQDRMAEDKLRMLRAVRFAATLDFELDETTAHAIEEMADQIAVVSPERIAQELKKMLVNRHRRRAVRMLQQHGLLQVVFPELETEIDSEHVTSWSHTLDVLDQLPDPGFELAAAALLHTVPSPDGEIRRKLGEGGTVRSICRRLRLSNKELEHIAWLVANQDRFDGIREASPAELKTLLAHPLSADLLKFAEADARAGLRTSDDLEFVRDYLARTSHEEIDPPRLVGGADLREMGLRPGPEFKHLLDAVRIAQLNGEISSRDEALQHVRLLREGNDG; translated from the coding sequence ATGTCCGAGAACGATCCACGTCGTGAGTTTGCCACCGAAGTCGTGCGCCGGCTGCAGGATGCCGGCTATGTTTCGTTCTGGGCCGGCGGCTGTGTGCGCGACCTGCTGATGGGCCGACGGCCCGGCGATTACGACGTCGCCACAAGCGCTCATCCGTCCGAAGTCCGCCGCGTCTTCGGGCATCGCCGCACGCTGTCGGTCGGTGAGAGTTTCGGTGTGATCATCGTGCTCGGTCCGACGCGGGAGGATCAGATCGAAGTCGCGACGTTTCGGACCGAAGGACCCTACCTGGACGGCCGACGGCCGGAGCACGTTTCGTTCTGCTCGCCCGATGAGGATGCGCATCGCCGTGATTTCACGATTAACGGCATGTTCTTCGATCCTCTGAGCGAACAGGTCTTCGACTACGTGGACGGACAGGAGGATCTGACGCGCGGCATCGTCCGGGCCATCGGCCGACCCCAGGACCGCATGGCCGAGGACAAGCTGCGGATGCTTCGGGCCGTGCGGTTCGCGGCGACGCTCGACTTCGAACTGGACGAAACGACGGCACACGCCATCGAGGAGATGGCGGACCAAATTGCCGTCGTCAGTCCCGAGCGGATCGCCCAGGAACTGAAGAAGATGCTGGTCAACCGGCATCGGCGGCGGGCGGTCCGCATGCTCCAGCAGCACGGCCTGCTGCAGGTCGTCTTTCCGGAACTCGAAACCGAGATCGACTCCGAACATGTCACGTCGTGGTCGCATACGCTGGACGTGCTCGACCAGTTGCCGGACCCGGGCTTTGAACTCGCTGCGGCCGCATTGCTGCACACCGTTCCCAGTCCCGACGGGGAGATTCGCAGAAAGCTTGGAGAAGGGGGGACCGTACGGTCCATCTGCCGACGACTGAGGCTTTCAAATAAGGAACTGGAGCACATCGCCTGGCTGGTTGCCAACCAGGACCGTTTCGACGGGATTCGCGAGGCGTCGCCCGCCGAACTGAAGACGCTGCTCGCGCACCCGCTGTCTGCCGATCTGCTGAAGTTTGCCGAAGCGGATGCCAGGGCCGGTCTGCGAACGTCGGACGACCTCGAATTCGTCCGCGACTACCTTGCGCGAACGTCCCACGAAGAGATCGATCCGCCACGTCTTGTCGGGGGAGCGGATCTGCGCGAGATGGGGCTGCGACCGGGGCCGGAGTTCAAGCATCTACTCGACGCGGTCCGGATCGCGCAGCTGAACGGTGAGATCTCCAGCCGCGACGAGGCCCTGCAGCACGTGCGTCTGCTGCGGGAGGGGAACGATGGTTAG
- a CDS encoding alpha/beta hydrolase has product MSHRPTLLSIALIAAPLVVLSCRSSAPSRNTAESVTGRESSPEDGPGGSTAIHTVTHRQQRSGERPASLVRWEGERPTLQVLFATNRIPQRPSPGSRWSYDRQFDQTLRFGLCHVTLSEQRRGNPPEPDTPPPRLLGFIPLPQEPPPPPPPAPEVTLVQPLAGIEFHDRLKQMLAESATPELLLFVHGFNMDLDTSSIRAAQVALDMPFEGAVICYSWPSRDSEKARSTDSQIVEQSGLPLARLLVALLDEVPETTRVHIVAHCMGNRALLEALNKLPDRFEEPRRIDNIVHAAPDVSVNEFRELAPRGTRLANRVTLYVCESDPALAGSPASADAPRAGNARPPLVIPGIETIDTDCVSTGPLGEAHDVVELGLLGDLSALIREGRPASQRPWLDLAESNAGVWWICRRKPEEEVWSWPRAAKQTAEAPRTPEPAESPIRLLSAPGNSEE; this is encoded by the coding sequence ATGTCACACCGACCGACTCTGCTCTCGATTGCACTGATCGCTGCGCCACTCGTGGTCCTTTCCTGCCGGTCTTCGGCTCCCTCGCGGAACACCGCAGAGTCCGTGACAGGAAGAGAGTCCTCACCAGAGGATGGCCCGGGCGGCAGCACCGCCATTCACACCGTCACGCATCGGCAGCAGCGTTCCGGAGAACGTCCGGCGTCACTGGTCCGATGGGAGGGTGAGCGTCCGACCCTGCAGGTTTTGTTCGCCACCAACCGGATTCCCCAACGTCCTTCGCCCGGCTCCCGCTGGTCGTACGACCGGCAGTTCGACCAGACGCTGCGATTCGGCCTGTGCCATGTCACGCTTTCCGAGCAGCGTCGCGGCAATCCGCCGGAACCGGACACGCCGCCGCCGCGGCTGCTGGGCTTCATCCCGCTTCCCCAGGAACCTCCTCCGCCGCCTCCACCGGCACCAGAGGTCACGCTCGTGCAGCCTCTGGCAGGAATCGAGTTCCATGATCGCCTGAAGCAGATGCTGGCGGAATCGGCAACACCCGAACTGCTGCTGTTCGTGCACGGCTTCAATATGGACCTCGACACGTCCAGCATCCGGGCCGCTCAGGTGGCGCTCGACATGCCGTTCGAAGGAGCCGTGATCTGTTACAGCTGGCCGTCGCGCGACAGCGAGAAGGCCCGCAGCACCGACAGCCAGATCGTGGAACAGTCGGGCTTGCCGCTGGCCCGTCTGCTGGTCGCGCTGCTCGATGAAGTCCCCGAGACGACCCGGGTGCATATCGTGGCCCACTGCATGGGAAACCGTGCGCTTCTCGAAGCCCTCAACAAACTGCCGGACCGGTTTGAAGAGCCCCGACGGATCGACAACATCGTCCATGCGGCACCGGACGTGAGCGTCAATGAGTTCCGCGAACTGGCCCCCCGGGGGACTCGTCTGGCCAATCGTGTCACGCTCTACGTCTGCGAAAGTGATCCAGCACTTGCAGGGTCTCCGGCGTCCGCTGATGCACCACGCGCCGGCAATGCCCGGCCTCCCCTGGTCATCCCCGGCATCGAAACGATCGATACCGACTGCGTCAGCACGGGCCCACTCGGAGAGGCACACGACGTCGTGGAACTCGGGCTGCTTGGCGATCTGTCGGCACTGATCCGAGAGGGTCGCCCCGCATCGCAGCGCCCCTGGCTGGACCTGGCAGAGTCGAACGCCGGCGTCTGGTGGATCTGCCGGCGAAAACCGGAAGAAGAGGTCTGGTCGTGGCCGCGTGCTGCGAAGCAGACCGCCGAAGCGCCCCGCACTCCCGAGCCGGCCGAGAGTCCCATCCGTCTGCTGTCAGCGCCTGGTAACTCTGAGGAGTAG
- a CDS encoding CNNM domain-containing protein — translation MPLWLESILIFSLFFIGLRLSAFFSGTETGYYRLSIPRVNIDAQAGDKTARRILWFVRNPAYFVATTLIGNNVANYITTLAIGWASITVVTSGADQVEIIATVLMSPVVFLFGELLPKNLYYRAPLSRMRRDIHLFRGFFVLFVPLSWPLVAVAKVFERLSGSSAKPLDVLIGRNRLLQVVHHGRREGVLTEVQSHLANGVLQTASQPVANSMTPVQRVLGISESARREEMLAFARRYGLASIPVHREGAPNEYVAYVRVVDLTLDSRSPSQLFRPLPHIPLRSGKLEALQSLHASGAAFGALIDNGRIAGLVSERGLVEQLFRPPTSLTVAS, via the coding sequence ATGCCACTGTGGCTCGAATCCATCCTGATCTTCAGCCTGTTCTTCATCGGGCTCCGTCTGTCCGCATTCTTCAGCGGAACGGAGACCGGCTACTACCGGCTGAGCATCCCCCGCGTGAATATCGACGCGCAGGCGGGGGACAAGACCGCCCGCCGGATTCTGTGGTTCGTTCGGAATCCGGCATACTTCGTGGCGACGACGCTCATCGGCAACAACGTCGCGAATTACATCACCACGCTGGCGATCGGCTGGGCGTCGATCACCGTCGTGACCAGCGGGGCCGATCAGGTCGAAATCATCGCGACCGTCCTGATGTCCCCCGTCGTCTTTCTGTTCGGCGAACTGCTGCCCAAGAACCTCTACTACCGGGCTCCCCTGAGCCGGATGCGGCGGGACATCCACCTGTTCCGCGGGTTCTTCGTGCTGTTTGTTCCGCTGAGCTGGCCACTGGTGGCGGTTGCGAAAGTCTTCGAGCGACTCAGCGGCTCCAGTGCCAAACCGCTCGACGTGCTGATCGGTCGCAACCGCCTGCTGCAGGTGGTCCATCACGGCCGCCGTGAAGGCGTTCTGACCGAAGTGCAGAGCCACCTGGCCAACGGCGTGCTCCAGACGGCCTCGCAGCCTGTCGCGAACTCGATGACGCCAGTGCAGCGGGTGCTGGGAATTTCCGAATCGGCGCGCCGCGAAGAAATGCTCGCCTTCGCCCGGCGGTACGGTCTGGCCAGCATCCCGGTCCATCGCGAGGGGGCTCCGAACGAATACGTTGCGTACGTTCGGGTCGTGGACCTGACGCTCGATTCGCGTTCGCCGTCACAGCTGTTCCGGCCGCTGCCACACATTCCGCTCAGGTCGGGCAAGCTGGAGGCGCTGCAGTCGCTCCATGCATCCGGAGCGGCGTTCGGGGCGTTGATCGACAACGGTCGCATCGCCGGTCTGGTGAGCGAACGGGGCCTGGTCGAGCAACTCTTCCGCCCGCCGACATCGCTGACGGTCGCTTCCTGA
- a CDS encoding CNNM domain-containing protein, translating into MNEFLNAAPLWLPGAAAMAGLIVASGFFSGSETAIFYLSRDELRIMQMGKPRERMVAELLRDPDRVLTAILFWNLLINLTYFAVSVVTARQLMRGGYSGLAGLISFLALAAIIVFGEIVPKSLSIALRRHIAVLVSYPLALAVRILDPILPTLSAITRGLRRAFWPNLRVEPYIDTDDIERAVAISEVGVEIIRHEQELLHSVLDLSNTTVEEIMRPRGTYPVWRPPIQRDALIGTSVTADYLLVQEQDGEGIASAVPLSAMSSIPEDDIEKLAEAVLHVPWCATVADTLELLRERLYGLACVVNEYGETIGIVTYEDIIDTILTADASRAKRVLRREPVLEIGDGKYHVDGLTTLRYLAKRLGVDYDPNSDGLLTVTGLLHERLQRFPDVGDRLEWCGFDVRVIDVPRRGRLRVMLSPAEPSLEAPQENA; encoded by the coding sequence ATGAACGAGTTCCTCAACGCCGCGCCGCTGTGGCTTCCGGGTGCAGCGGCCATGGCCGGCCTGATTGTCGCGTCCGGGTTCTTCTCGGGCAGCGAGACGGCGATCTTCTATCTGTCCCGCGACGAACTGCGGATCATGCAGATGGGCAAGCCGCGCGAGCGGATGGTTGCCGAACTCCTCCGCGATCCGGACCGCGTCCTCACGGCGATCCTCTTCTGGAATCTGCTGATCAACCTGACGTACTTTGCCGTCAGCGTGGTGACCGCCCGCCAGTTGATGCGGGGTGGTTACTCGGGCTTGGCGGGGCTGATCAGCTTTCTGGCGCTGGCGGCGATCATCGTCTTCGGTGAGATCGTCCCCAAGAGCCTCTCGATCGCACTCAGGCGGCACATCGCCGTCCTCGTCAGCTATCCGCTGGCCCTGGCGGTGCGGATCCTCGATCCCATCCTGCCGACACTCTCGGCCATCACCCGTGGACTGCGTCGCGCCTTCTGGCCGAATCTCCGCGTCGAGCCGTACATCGATACGGACGACATCGAGCGGGCGGTCGCGATTTCGGAAGTGGGCGTCGAAATCATCCGCCACGAGCAGGAACTGCTGCACAGCGTCCTGGACCTCTCGAACACCACGGTCGAAGAGATCATGCGGCCTCGGGGCACTTATCCGGTCTGGCGACCGCCGATCCAGCGGGACGCGCTGATCGGCACCTCGGTGACCGCAGATTACCTGCTCGTCCAGGAACAGGATGGCGAGGGGATCGCCTCGGCCGTTCCGCTGAGTGCCATGTCATCCATTCCGGAAGACGACATCGAGAAGCTCGCCGAGGCCGTGCTGCACGTCCCTTGGTGCGCGACCGTCGCCGACACGCTGGAACTGCTCCGCGAACGGCTGTACGGGCTGGCCTGCGTGGTCAACGAGTACGGTGAAACGATCGGCATCGTGACCTACGAAGACATCATCGACACGATTCTCACCGCCGATGCCAGCCGCGCGAAACGGGTCCTGCGGCGTGAACCGGTCCTCGAGATCGGCGACGGCAAGTATCACGTCGATGGACTGACGACGCTCCGCTATCTCGCGAAGCGTCTCGGGGTCGACTACGACCCCAACTCCGATGGACTGCTCACCGTCACCGGGCTGCTGCACGAACGTCTGCAGCGGTTTCCTGATGTCGGGGACCGACTCGAGTGGTGCGGCTTCGACGTACGGGTCATTGACGTTCCCCGGCGCGGACGGCTGCGGGTGATGCTCTCGCCGGCCGAACCGTCTCTCGAAGCTCCCCAGGAGAACGCCTGA
- a CDS encoding ABC transporter permease subunit gives MLAGPIFSREALTAPRQLNHYLLRSGYIAALLVLIYTAAQATFGFREIRNAGDMAQFGTFVFDVLAFVQLSLAMAAALLFGSSNVAQEKDRRTLILLLMTDLRNHELVVGKLLAGLLAVLMLIGVSLPVFCLLRMMGGITLNQVLWIEVLCLTAALAAGAWGSLVAFWRDKTFQTLAISVLGLVIFIGVVEGAATLAASGTTAGRILGMLNPYRALLDLLHPLSRQPDAIVPTVAAWGSVLALLAISVSLSALTIYKVRLWNPSRFVFEQAKKKEEQAEVRKQARTVWNTPIIWREICTRAYGRKILLIKFAYLIMSALTLLAVAQADSEGMVLGMLGQSAFAFVGLSILSLLLTNAQAVTAFTSERDGQTLELLLVTEVTAPEFIYGKLGGILYNTKELIAVPLIFLGWFLAQGQLTLENTIYIGLGFVTLSLFAAMLGLHAGLTYDNSRTAIANSLGTMFFLFVGIFICMVLMIEARASYEMQLIPFLVFILGGALGLWASLTHKNPSSAFLLASAVLPFCTFYAIASYLLGATLGVALFVVVAYGFTTIAMLVPAVSEFDVALGRTTHGRG, from the coding sequence GTGCTTGCCGGTCCGATTTTCAGTCGCGAGGCTCTGACCGCCCCACGGCAACTGAATCATTACCTGTTGCGGTCCGGCTATATTGCCGCGCTGCTCGTGCTGATCTACACCGCCGCCCAGGCGACGTTCGGATTTCGCGAGATCCGCAATGCGGGGGACATGGCGCAGTTCGGCACATTCGTCTTTGACGTGCTCGCGTTTGTGCAGCTCTCGCTGGCGATGGCGGCAGCCCTGCTGTTCGGCTCCAGTAATGTCGCGCAGGAGAAAGATCGCCGCACGCTCATCCTGCTGCTGATGACCGACCTGAGAAATCACGAGCTGGTCGTCGGCAAGCTGCTTGCCGGCCTGCTGGCGGTGCTGATGCTGATCGGAGTTTCGCTGCCGGTCTTCTGCCTGCTGCGGATGATGGGTGGCATTACGCTCAATCAGGTGTTGTGGATCGAGGTCCTGTGCCTGACCGCGGCCCTGGCTGCCGGAGCGTGGGGTTCGCTGGTCGCCTTCTGGCGTGACAAAACCTTCCAAACGCTGGCGATCAGCGTGCTGGGGCTGGTGATCTTCATCGGCGTGGTCGAAGGGGCAGCAACGCTGGCAGCCAGTGGCACCACGGCCGGTCGGATTCTCGGCATGCTCAACCCGTACCGGGCGCTGCTGGATCTGCTGCATCCCCTCTCGCGCCAGCCCGATGCGATCGTGCCGACAGTTGCTGCCTGGGGATCGGTGCTGGCACTGCTGGCGATCAGCGTGAGCCTTTCGGCACTGACGATCTACAAGGTGCGGCTGTGGAATCCGTCGCGGTTTGTGTTCGAGCAGGCGAAGAAGAAAGAGGAGCAGGCGGAAGTCCGCAAACAGGCCCGCACGGTCTGGAACACTCCGATCATCTGGCGGGAAATCTGCACACGGGCGTATGGCCGCAAGATCCTGCTCATCAAGTTCGCCTACCTGATCATGTCGGCCCTCACGCTGCTGGCGGTCGCTCAGGCGGATTCGGAGGGGATGGTTCTGGGGATGCTGGGACAGTCCGCCTTTGCGTTCGTGGGACTTTCGATTCTGAGTCTGCTGCTGACGAACGCCCAGGCGGTGACGGCCTTCACATCGGAACGGGACGGGCAGACTCTCGAACTGCTGCTGGTGACCGAGGTCACCGCACCGGAGTTCATTTACGGCAAGCTGGGGGGCATCCTGTACAATACGAAAGAGCTGATTGCCGTCCCACTCATCTTTCTGGGCTGGTTCCTGGCACAGGGACAACTGACGCTGGAAAACACGATCTACATCGGCCTGGGGTTCGTAACGTTATCGCTGTTCGCAGCCATGCTCGGGCTGCATGCCGGCCTGACGTACGACAACTCGCGGACGGCGATTGCCAACAGCCTGGGGACGATGTTCTTTCTGTTCGTCGGGATCTTCATCTGCATGGTGCTCATGATCGAAGCGCGGGCTTCGTACGAGATGCAGCTGATTCCGTTCCTGGTGTTCATCCTGGGAGGCGCCCTGGGACTGTGGGCTTCGCTGACTCACAAGAACCCGTCGTCGGCATTCCTGCTCGCTTCGGCGGTGCTCCCCTTCTGTACGTTTTACGCCATCGCTTCCTATCTGCTCGGTGCGACACTGGGCGTGGCCCTGTTCGTGGTCGTCGCGTACGGATTTACGACCATTGCCATGCTTGTTCCGGCCGTCAGCGAGTTTGACGTCGCACTGGGCCGCACGACCCACGGCAGGGGATGA